One Eurosta solidaginis isolate ZX-2024a chromosome 1, ASM4086904v1, whole genome shotgun sequence genomic window, aaataattacaattgtaacaaaaaattggcccaaaataaatatattacacatgattaataatatttgtaaaattgattttatcacaagtgggcggtgccacgcccatttaaaaaaaatgttcaaatgtttatcaagagtctcaatatcagtccacacgttaaatttcaacattctaggtgtattatttactaaataatcagggttccTATGTTTCCAAAATGgtatatatttaaaaagtgagcgtggttatcatccgatttcgctcattttcaataccaatctattctcggtccagataagctcgtgtgccaaatgTGAAgaagtgaagatatctcaatatttactcaagttatcatgtattaacggagagacggacagacggacgggcatggctcaatcaaatttttttcgatactgatgattttggtatatggaagtctatatcaattaCATTTCCGAATCACACATATACATTTTCACATGTCCTATAAAGCAAAAACATATCTGAAGAttctattttgatacatttttttcacCTTTGTATTAAGTTCCCTTCATGTTTGTCCCcccatttccatacgaatttttgacccacatAAAAGTCTTCTTCGGTAACTTACCGTTGAGCAAGACACTTGATAcctagaacatagttcagatctgggagacattacaatgcaagtgaaaaaaatccgttaggtggtgcacggatcgagatatacagaaaatttattttaaaatggaaattttgcgatcgactttcaactaacttctcggtgagccagtgacttgaaacttagcacatagtttgcgagtcgatggcactacaattcgtggaaaacaaaaagccgccaggtggcagacgaatcgagataaacgaaaattcctgaaaatccctaaaaaaaaacgcagggaatctcgcgatcgatttttgagtaacttcccggtgagctagagacttgaaccTTGTGGCGCGGGTCAGAACCCGGTAAAAAggcaatatttgataaaaaaaaattcactaggtggcgcatggatcgaggtattaagaaaattagttttgatttgggaatatttcagtccatttttaactaacatcccggtgacctagagacttgaaacttggcgcacagttcgaggcttgttgtaaatacaatttacagaaaacaaaattccgctaggtggcgtgctaagtgagataactacaaatccttgaaaaacgaggggaatcttgcagtcgatttttgagtaacttcccggtgagctggagatacgaAACTttagccgtaagtcagaacccggtgacaatgcaatattttattaaaaaaatgcgaatttcaccacgattttcagctgtgcatattaagtagctgacaaacgaggtggaattctcttgttatgatgcgaggtgaaattctgttgttttcgccagtgttgtcagcgaaaatttcaCTAATTCACTTAAAGTTTTGCCATTTTgagcaaataaataaagataagaattttcacttaggaattacttacaattttaaggactacctttaaataaatggaccaaaaaatagaaggcattttttcttttaatacagacatagtattgttgaattttgactgaaAAACTTTACCAATAGctcttctaaaataatttttggatttaaaattatgaaggtagagcgcgtgtttaaattttaaataatgaatTAAATAATCCCGAGTgtatggtttgccttaaattgaaagattgcactccacctttataattttaaatcccaaaattcttttacaagagctattgttaaagttttttagtcaaaattcaacaagactatgtctgtattaaaggaaaaattacctTCTATTTTTTGTCCATAACTTAAATCTTTTCCGTTTCtcgatttaattttgtatgataaaCCTTGCAAGATTTAACGTTTAATTCTTGCAGATGTctaaatctcgaataaagctcTAAGTGGAGATATGCTATTATGCTTTAAAATCGACTGTTGTTTATTATTGAGTACTTACCGTGTTCAAGAGGTTACTTCTTTCCTTCACCAACAAATGAATTTGGCGATGATGATTTTCTCTACGAAAGGTTTTTGCTATAGACCTCCGTATAATCGTTACTCTCAGGCTATATCAATACTATGAATCTCTATAATCTCTTACTTTAAGGTTGTATTGTTAAGTTTTTCTTGAGATAAGCTCTTATAAAACGATTTTAAAAACTGAGCCTTAAAGTAAACCTTCGGGTGTTATAAAAATTTAGTTTGAATGCAGcctgaaaaaaaggaaaaaaaaactttattgaaTAAGAAAATCAATCAAAATGTAAACTATACAACACTGGGAGGGTATTTCAACAGATTGATGCAtaagcaaaaaaatacaattttcctgAAGCTCTTCGGCACATAGATATTGATCTCCGAGGTTTGAAATTATACCCAtcctaataaattattttaatttaatgtgTTAAACATTAATTTCAAAAGTCACAATGTGGACGTGGTCTGCTTTCTTTGCTAACCACTAAATAGTTTTAGCAATTTCTAAGATATTTTGATTTCAATTTTAGTCCAGATATTTCAAAATTACCATTttcaataaaaagtttaaaattaaaaccaaaaagatTTACCCGTACagcgtttttaaacttttttggtctATATTATTAACTATTAGAGAACAAatccaattttaatatttttggatttaaattacagtccaaaaatttggaaaatattatTTCCAATGAGCGGGAatcattgttcagaataagaggaaagggagcATGAAtgagaatttttgtttagaatttggCAATTGACTCTAGCCacataacattttttatattatatatcatGCAAAAATCTTAAAAAGAACACAGTTTCGAAAAATCTGTTCGTTATGGCCTTTGTGTATGAAGCTGGCGGTAAAATGGATAGCAGCCCTTTCCTCtctaataccaatttcacacagaagcttaatggaatcacaattttatttaatgaaataattaagttttccttttcacacagggtCATTAAGCggacatctgtcagcagcccccaAAAAATACTACgcttttacaaaaacaaattaaaatggaAAGGATTTCATTAACCctttgtgtgaaattggtataaccTTAAAAAAATTATATCGAATAGAAATGTTGAAATcatgaaatatatgtatgtgtatatgaaaatttttgacTTTTCACGCCGTTCTCTTTGTTTCAGATttgacattgtttttttttttttttttttgtgaaattacgAACATTTTAATAAATGTTTCGTCTCCTTCAGATTCGGAACAAAAGCCTTAAAAGTGATTACTTTATTCTTGTCGAGATCAgagcatggctcaactatatggttggctcatctcatcagcttattttatttttttttttatttcactggagtagggattgtcaaaaggagatggaaaactcaactataacaagtaaggaaggttaagttcgggtgtaaccgaacattacatactcagttgagagctatggtgacaacataagggaatataaccatgtagaaaaatgaaccgagggaaaccctggaatgtgtttgtatgacatgtgtatcaaatgaaaggcattaaagagtattttatgagggagtgggccatagttccataggtggacgccatttagggatatagccataaaggtggatcagggttgactctagaatgcgtttgtacgatatgggtatcaaatgaaaggtattaatgagtattttaaaagggcgtggacctaagttctatagatggacgccttttcgagatatcgccgtaaagatggaccaggggtgactctagaatgcgtttgtacgatataggtatcaaatgaaaggtgttaatgagcattttaaaagggagtaatccttggttccataggtggaagccggtcgagatatcgccgtaaaggtggaccaggggtgaccctagaatttgtttgcacaatatgggcatcaaacgaaaggtgttaatgagtattttaaaagggagtgggccttagctctataggtggacgcattttcgaggtatcgcaataaaggtggaccaggggtgactttagaatttgtttgtatgatatgggtatcaaatgaaaggtgttaatgattattttaaaagggcgtggggcttagttctataggtggaccccttttcgagatatcgccataaaggtggaccaggggtgactttagaatttgtttgtatgatatgggtatcaaatgaaaggtgttaatgattattttaaaagggcgtggggcttagttctataggtggaccccttttcgagatatcgccataaaggtagaccaggggtgactctagaattcgtttgtgcaatatgggtatcaaacgaaaggagttaatgagtattttaagagggagtgggccttagttctataggtggacgccttttcgagatatcgccataaagatggaccaggtgtgactctagaattcgtttgcacgatatgggtatcaaatgaaaggtgttaatgagtatttttaaaagggagtgggccttcgttttataggtgttcgccttttcgagatatcgccataaaggtggaccaggggtgactttagaatttgtttgtatgatatgggtatcaaatgaaaggtgttaatgattattttaaaagggcgtggggcttagttctataggtggaccccttttcgagatatcgccataaaggtagaccaggggtgactctagaattcgtttgtgcaatatgggtatcaaacgaaaggagttaatgagtattttaagagggagtgggccttagttctataggtggacgccttttcgagatatcgccataaagatggaccaggtgtgactctagaattcgtttgcacgatatgggtatcaaatgaaaggtgttaatgagtattttaaaagggagtaatccttagttccataggtggacgccgtttcgagatatcgccacaaaggtgggccaggggttactctagaattcgtttgtgcaatatgggtatcaaacgaaaggagttaatgagtattttaagagggagtgggcctttcaggaccaggggtgactctagactttgtttgtacgatatgggtatcaaatgaaaggtgttaatgagtattttaaaagggagtgggccttcgttctataggtggaccccttttcgaaatatcgccataaaggtggaccaggggtgactctagaatgagtttgtacgatatgggtatcaagttaaaggtattaatgagagttttaaaagggagtggtggtagttgtatatgtcaaggcgttttccagatatcgaccaaaatgtggaccagggtgacccagaacatcatctgttggataccgctaatttatttatatatgtaatacctgccaagattttaatggttttttatttcgccctgcagaactttttcattttcttctacttaatatggtaggtgtcacaaccattttataaagttttttctaaagttatatttcgcgtcaataaaacaatccaattaccttaccatatttcatcccttttttcgtatttggtatagaattatggcatttttttcatttttcgtaattttcgatatcaaaaaagtgggcgtggtcatagtcggatttcgctcatttttcataccaagataaagtgagttcagataagtacgtgaactgagtttagtaaagatatatcgatttttgctcaagttatcgtgttaacggccatgcggaaggacagacggacgactgtgtataaaaactgggcgtgacatcaaccgatttcgcccattttcacagaaaacagttagcgccataaaatctatgcccctaccaaatttcaaaaggattggttaatttttgttcgacttatggcgttaaaagtatcctagacaaattaaatgaaaaagggcggagccacgcccatttttaaattttcttttatttttgtattttgttgcaccatatcattactggagttgaatcttgacataatttacttatatactgtaaagatataaatttttttgttaaaattttactttaaaaaaaatttttttttaaaagtgggcgtggtccttctccgattttgctaatttttactaagcgtacatatagtaataagagtaacgttcctgccaaatttcagcatgatatcttcaacgaatgccaaattacagcttgcaaaagttttaaattaccttcttttaaaagtgggcggtgccacgcccattgtcaaaaattttactaattttctattttgcgtcataagttcaactcatctaccaagtttcgtcgctttatcggtcttttgtaatgaattatcgcactttttcggtttttcgaaattttcgatatcgaaaaagtgggcgtggttatagtccgatatcgttcatttttaatagcgatctgagatgagtgctcaggaacctacataccaaatttcatcaagatacctcaaaatttactcaagttatcgtgttaacggacggacggacggacggacatggctcaatcaaattttttttcgatcctgattattttgatatatggaagtctatatctatctcgattcctttatatatgtacaaccaaccgttatccaatcaaacttaatatactctgtgagctctgctcaactgagtataaaaacaacacattgacaacattttcttacaacacacaaaaactgctaagttttatgttttcattccattccatttgcCTAACACCAACAAGCAGATTTTGACAATgggaacaaaggtatgttgttgctgtagagatgagccaaccatatagttgagccatggatAGGAGGAAGTTAAAGACTTTAATCAAAACTTCAAATCGACATCTTGAAGTCAAGGTTCCCTGAGCTGGATAGAATTCCTATTCGAAAATGCATGTTCTTCATTATGTTTATGATCATGAGTCAACCAATTTCTGTTTATATACACCGGATGTCATATTTACCATCCGAAACCATTAATGCCTTTACAGGTGTGCTGTTAGAACTGCCTGGCCAACGCTCTACGATTTTAAAGTTTCCATCATATGTGTTTTCTTAGCTCTAATAGATGGAGTATTTAGGAGtagcagttttctatctttcttagttttttcacaaatcgcatttaaagtcaaatcggaccacaaatacgattttttgaaatatttcgatccatgcgccacctatcggagattttttctcattatttcattgtcatcgggttctgaactatactccaagtttcaagcttgtagcgtgtcgggaagttacttaaattttaattacaaaattcgttcataaCGGCTGGtcgctaaacaaaaactttaaacgcgtttttctcgaaaacttgttttcgcacaataggtccctttcatgattccaggtcacatatctTAATGTCATTGTAATTCGATAAATTCgtattatttttcatattatGCGAATAAACGAGGAAGCTCCGACAGATACCATATTTCAATCGACACCGCCATTTGGAGGCAGAGATAGGAGGATGCCTCTATACTGAGTTGGGAGATGCAGGTAGAGAAAGACTTGACCTCTCTTCGCTTCAGCCTCACATTTCTCTTTTCTAGCAGGGCGTACTTCGCTTTATGAGTCAAGGTAAGATTGCTCTCAAATAGCAGCTGCGAGAGACGAGTTGATATATCATCAGCTTTCTGTTCCGCAAGCATCTTTTCGATAGCAATGCTTCTTTATGTCACTGCGTTAAACTTCTTCGCTGCACATAGGCTACTACATATTCGCCAGCAAAAGTGTTCTAGATGAAATTTCGACATCCGTTAAGTGTATTTTGCGATCTTCGAACAAATAAAACCTTAAATACATTTATTGCGAATAAATACGTTcctatttatgtttttttttctgaacTAATTTTACAGTTTCCATCTAATTAAACAATAATGAAAATACTTGACTtataccatggttcaactatatggttggctcatctgtacaataacaaaacatgtctgttcaaattgtcaaaatctgtgttttggtgttggtgcgaatggtatggaatggaaacataaaacttagcagtttatgtatgtgtaagaaaatgttgccaatgttggtcttattttgagtttgccatctccttttgacagtcccatcgaccatgcaatgaaataaataaaatcagctgatgagatgagccaaccatataattgagccatgacttatgcaaaaaaaaaaaaaattttaataaaatgtatcccttgcgtaaatttttttaaatcgtgATCATATGTATACAAACACAACCATTAATAGTTGTTTGCGATAACCTTAAACGTCCCAGAGCATTAGAAGCATACTTTTACAATATGCAATATGTTAATACATTCATAGAATTCAAATTATCAACTTTTCGTTTAtgaaatcaacaattttgtacttTTGGTGCCAGCGTTCACATTTAGTGTGTGCTATAACTTAGTACGGAAACTTACAACATAaagctaaaataaaattcaaacgaGGATGCTGATAAAATGCACAACACTATGGAGGagtatattgtttttgttttggatGGTCGCTGCTACTAAAGGTGATGAGCAAAATGAACCAATAATAATGCGTAAACGCAACGAAGTGCCAAGATATATGAACTTTCACGCCGATCCTTGTCTGGATTTTTACGAATTCGCATGCGGCAACTGGGAGCAGCCTTACGTGCAAACGCGACATGCACAACCAAGTATTGAAGACCTAGAAGTCTATATGCGCACAATGGTCGATCATGACTTACGAAATATGCTGGATGAACAAACGAAACTGGAGGATGGTATGAATGGACGTAAGTTGAAAGATTTCTACAAATCATGTACGTTAGCTGAACGAAATGGTGTAGCTCAACAGGAGTATTTTAGTCGCATAATAGAGTCTCATGGAGGATTTCCGGCTGTGGCTGGTTCTAATTGGCATATGCAAAGTCATAACTATGATTGGCAAGATGTAGTGGGCAATCTACGTTTCCAATATGGCATGAATATATTGGTTGGGGTCAAAATTGAAGCCAACTATTTGTATCCAATGGAAGATAGTATTTACTTGGGCGAACCAGATACGATAATACCCGAGGAGCTTTGCAGTGTAGAGGGTACAAATAAAACCCATATACGCGCTGAAGAATATGCGATTATTGAGAATGAAGTAGCAGAAAATTTGAATATTTGGCTATCGTTGGATATGGAAGAGGCACAAAAGGTCGCGACCGCGCTAGTGGCATTCGAATACGAACTGTGTAAAggtatgcaacaacaacgttatACAAAACAACCAATGTTTGTTTGGCAGAGTTACAATAGTAATATACGTAAAACACTTTTCGATTTTACGCATCATTTCGATAAGAAAATTGACTTTATATCAGCGACTTTTGGCGCTCAGATACATAAACCTGTCTACATGACGGCCGAACCATACTTCAGGCAACTTATACGCACACTGGCAACAACGAATAAAACAACTATAGCAAATTATATTATGTACCAAACGCTATCTGCGCTCAGTTTCCCGCGCAACGACCAACCCAGCAAACGCGAGTTCTTTTGTCTGGAAAAGGCGAAAAGTTATTTTCCAAAGGTACTCGGCGAGATGTATATGAGGAATCGTGTTAATATCGCCACCAGAGATGATGTGGTCAATATGTTTGATAAATTAAAAGAATCCTTTCGCATGAATTTACAAAAACCATGGATTGATGATTATACGCGCCACATAGCCGAGAGCAAACTCGCTGAAATGCGTTTACTTTTTCCAGAGTATAATAAAATGGAAATAAGTAATATTAATATAAATCGCAGCAATTATTGGACAAATTTGGATATTTTAATGAAAGATCGTCAAGAAGCACAATTTCAACGTATTTTTCCACCAGCACGCAAAAATCTTTACAATAATGTGGAATCATATGACGCACAGATTGTCTATAGAGCTCAGCACACACGTTTCGAAATGGGTTGGGGTTTATTACAGGATCCACTTTATCACATCAATTATCCCAACTCTGTGCGTTATGCAGTGATTGGACAAAAATTGTCTAGCATGCTCGCCAACGCTTTTGATGACATCTCATGGTCTACAACGATTAATGGTACATTGaattgggatttcaaaatcatgCACGCATATCGTAATCGTAGTGAATGCTTTCGTCAACAAATCAGCAATTATCTTCACAATGATCCTTTGCTGTTTTCAAATGCTACCCAATTGCGTGAAATTATTGCACAAAGTTCAGGTCTAAATGTGGCATTCAATGCTTACCTTAATTGGCTCGCACTTCTACAGCCGACTGATGACTTTGAAATATTGACCAAGGAAACGTTACCTGAATTAAATTTTACTAATACTCAactattttttattgcttttgcacaAATGCATTGCAAAGCTGGTGGCGCTATGTCAAGAAAAttcggtggcggtacgtctgctGCACACAAATTGAGCCCCAGAGAGCGTCATTCTATCGCGCGCTTTGCAGTTAATGGGCCTTTGCGGAATTTTATTGAATTTGCACGAGATTTTGGTTGCGGAATGGGCGTGGAAATGAATCCCCCTGATAAATGTGTTATTTATTAGATGTATGTGAATGTTACTCTTTGTAgtagtaaataaatatttgcgaATGCCTCTTTTATGTTGTCCCAACAATTTCAATGTTACTTTTTTTAATGTATTGTAGGTACACTCGCCGGCTCGACCGTTCTAGAGCACATTTACCGCCATTatgtgttattattattattattattaggaatCGGTGCAATGCGATTTTTATTTAAATCCATTGTGCTTGGCCTGTCAGCCTAtgtattaaaaaacttttaaggaATTTAAGTACCACATCAGGCTTTTTAATCTATACCAAGAGGCGATTAAATGTAAACCGGCGcttcatcctccagctcaaataagcgacagatttgtgtatcggatagatttaacttactgaGGTGGTATCATAGACTGCATTGTCCCGTACAGTACCCAGAGAGCTCGTA contains:
- the LOC137244743 gene encoding endothelin-converting enzyme homolog; this encodes MLIKCTTLWRSILFLFWMVAATKGDEQNEPIIMRKRNEVPRYMNFHADPCLDFYEFACGNWEQPYVQTRHAQPSIEDLEVYMRTMVDHDLRNMLDEQTKLEDGMNGRKLKDFYKSCTLAERNGVAQQEYFSRIIESHGGFPAVAGSNWHMQSHNYDWQDVVGNLRFQYGMNILVGVKIEANYLYPMEDSIYLGEPDTIIPEELCSVEGTNKTHIRAEEYAIIENEVAENLNIWLSLDMEEAQKVATALVAFEYELCKGMQQQRYTKQPMFVWQSYNSNIRKTLFDFTHHFDKKIDFISATFGAQIHKPVYMTAEPYFRQLIRTLATTNKTTIANYIMYQTLSALSFPRNDQPSKREFFCLEKAKSYFPKVLGEMYMRNRVNIATRDDVVNMFDKLKESFRMNLQKPWIDDYTRHIAESKLAEMRLLFPEYNKMEISNININRSNYWTNLDILMKDRQEAQFQRIFPPARKNLYNNVESYDAQIVYRAQHTRFEMGWGLLQDPLYHINYPNSVRYAVIGQKLSSMLANAFDDISWSTTINGTLNWDFKIMHAYRNRSECFRQQISNYLHNDPLLFSNATQLREIIAQSSGLNVAFNAYLNWLALLQPTDDFEILTKETLPELNFTNTQLFFIAFAQMHCKAGGAMSRKFGGGTSAAHKLSPRERHSIARFAVNGPLRNFIEFARDFGCGMGVEMNPPDKCVIY